The candidate division WOR-3 bacterium sequence AGTACCGGTAGCACATCTCGCCTGGGTGAGAACCATATTTAGCAGGAACTACAGCATCCACTAGATAGTAGGGAATAATTGTTCTTTCGGGATAGCGCCGGATTTCTTCATTGGATATAATTTCCTCGGCGGAAATGATTAATTTCTTGGATGCACGAGCCAGTTCCACTGCAAATCCGGATATGCCTTCAATTCGGCAATTGCCGTATTCATCAGCCTGATGAACGTGGATAAGGCCGACATCAAGGTAAAGAGCAGGAAGCAAGCATACCGGTTTCCCAGTCCAGGGGTCTTTGGCAATTTTGGCTGCTGAGTATTTAAAAGTATCAGTACCCAGCATTGAACGAACAGGGATAAACGATACACCCATGGCTGCTGCTTTGAACCGCCAGGAAATTGCCGCATTGGACCATTCAGCGGTCTTAACACGACCTGATTCCACCGCACGACGTAAAATTGAGGAAATTCCGTAGAGTTCCCAACCTATGTAAGTAATATCCAGGCAGTCAACAAGATCAGCAGCAAGAAGAAGATCAAGTTCATGGACGCCCTGTCCCGCGACTTTAAGGTGTTTCTTACCCTGCCGAATCAACTCCCGTATTAGCGACATCGGTGCCCGGACAGTTCCGTATAGTTCAGTTCCGATGTAATCCCCGTCTTGAACGAAGCGTGCAATGGCTTCCTGTTCTAACATGATTTTGGAAACCAATCGGGTATTTTTATGTTTGTGAACCCATTCCCGGAAGCCATCTGGATCTGGGGGGTGAAAGAGTTCTCCAGTGCCTGATTCTAATATTTCCATATAACTAACCTCCAAAAACATTTATAATTTTGTATATTAAAGAAAGTTTAATCAGTGTCAACATTTCTCAGATTCATCTGATTCTTGACTGATATTTAAAAGTTTTTATACTCAAAAAATATGGCAATTGAAAAATACAGGCGTTCCGGTGTTTTGACATTTAACGATCTTAAAAGAAATGGGTTTGTTCCTTCGTATTCTCGGCTCCAGAAAAGACCGGTTGTGTTGATTGAATGTATTGAAAATATCCCCTGCAATCCCTGTGCTTATGCTTGTCCCAGAGGGGCAATTAAAATTGAAGGTGCTCTTATAAACAAACCCAGCGTAGACTTTGAAATTTGTAACGGGTGCGGGATATGTATAACCAAATGCCCGGGGTTGGCAATATTTGTAATCAATTACAATTATACCAAAACCCATGCTTCCATTGCGATGCCGTATGAGTTCATCCCGCGTCCTCAACCCGATGCTAAGGTTTTATGCCTTGATCGCAACGGTAATAAAGTTTGTTACGGCAGGGTTATCAAAGTTCTTGACAGTCAAAGCTTTAACCGGTGTGCAGTTGTTACTGTTGCTGTTTCCAAGAGATTCTGGAAAGATGTAAGGCATATACGATTGATTTGATGTCAGATGATACCTTTTCTAGGCTATGATATCTAATTTTTCCTCCAAAAGGGGTATAAAAATAAGGGAAAAGGCATGGTATTATGGGGCATGGCAATAGAACAAAGCGTGCAGTAAAGAAATCTGCTTTAAATTCTGTTATAGTTTGTCGGTGCGAGGAGATTTCCGAAGATGAAGTTCGACAGGCGATTAAAAATGGCTATCATTCGCCCGAAGAGTTAAAACGGATATTGCGCATCGGAATGGGACATTGCAGTGGAAGAGGGTGCATGAGGGTTGTTGCTAGAATGATCGAAGAAATAGCCGGCATTCCCATAGCAAAATTGCAGTTTCCCAAATCACGACCACCGGTAAAACCGATAAAATTGCAGTTACTCGGTCAATACAGATATGAGTCGGAAAACAGCTGATGCAGTAATTGTAGGCGGAGGAATAATTGGTGCTGCCGTAGGATATCATCTTGCTAAGGCAGGTTTTAAAGTGACTTTGTTAGAAAAAAAATTCCCGTGCGCCGGATCGACTGGTCGCTGTATCGGGGGTATCAGGGCACAGTTTTCCCATGAGTTAACTATTAAGGTGATGCTTCTAAGTATTAAACTATTTCAAAATTTCAAAGAAGAAGTTGGGGACGATATTGAATGGTATGCCGGCGGATATCTTTTTTTGGCTTTTGACGAAGAACGTAAAAGATCATTCTTGAAAGCAATAGAAATTCAGCGGCAATGCGGTCTTGATGTTGCATTTGTTAGTGCTGATGAATGTGCGCGTATTGTTCCGGGATTGAATACTGAAGGATTGATCGGGGGGGCATGGTGTCCTACGGACGGACAGGCGAATCCATTCAAGGTGACATTTGGCTATCTGAAAAGAATGAGGGATCTGGGTTCTAAAGTATATACAGAAACGGAAGTTGTGGGTATAAATATTAACAAAGGGCGCGTTGTTTCAGTGGTAACTAACAGGGGAGACGAGTTCTTTGCTCCAGTAGTCCTGAATGCGGCCGGTCCTTGGGCGTCAGAAGTGGGGAGGATGGCGGGAGTAAGTGTACCAGTTACACCGGATCGGCATGAGGCGCTGGTAACCGAAGCAGTTGAAAGGTGTTTGGATCCTATGCTGGTTGATTATCGTTCTGATGGCTGTTACTTCCTTCAGCATTATGGAACTGGACATATAATAGGTTGTTATACGCCGGTTCCTTTAGTTCCCGGCTACCGTTTAGATTCAAGTGATGAATTTATTACTGAGATGCCGCGAAGGATGATACGTTTGCTGCCGAAGTTATCCAGTGTAAAAGTTTTGAGACAATGGGCGGGTTCTTACGAAATGAGTCCGGATGGCAATCCAATATGCGGTCGAACATCGATTGAAGGATACTTTGTGGCTGCTGGTATGAGCGGGCATGGTTTTATGTTCGGTCCGGCAATTGGTAAATTAATGGCAGAAATGATTACTACAGGAAAATCTACGATAGACTTATCTGAATTTCGGTTAGATCGTTCCTTTACGAAATCTGAAGCAATGAGATAATAGTGTAGAACTTGCAGTGAAAAGTCCGCTAAGTATACTCTGATATGTCTAAGTGTTTGTACTGTTCAAGACGTGGTAA is a genomic window containing:
- a CDS encoding (2Fe-2S)-binding protein — its product is MGHGNRTKRAVKKSALNSVIVCRCEEISEDEVRQAIKNGYHSPEELKRILRIGMGHCSGRGCMRVVARMIEEIAGIPIAKLQFPKSRPPVKPIKLQLLGQYRYESENS
- a CDS encoding 4Fe-4S binding protein, with the translated sequence MAIEKYRRSGVLTFNDLKRNGFVPSYSRLQKRPVVLIECIENIPCNPCAYACPRGAIKIEGALINKPSVDFEICNGCGICITKCPGLAIFVINYNYTKTHASIAMPYEFIPRPQPDAKVLCLDRNGNKVCYGRVIKVLDSQSFNRCAVVTVAVSKRFWKDVRHIRLI
- a CDS encoding FAD-binding oxidoreductase; amino-acid sequence: MSRKTADAVIVGGGIIGAAVGYHLAKAGFKVTLLEKKFPCAGSTGRCIGGIRAQFSHELTIKVMLLSIKLFQNFKEEVGDDIEWYAGGYLFLAFDEERKRSFLKAIEIQRQCGLDVAFVSADECARIVPGLNTEGLIGGAWCPTDGQANPFKVTFGYLKRMRDLGSKVYTETEVVGININKGRVVSVVTNRGDEFFAPVVLNAAGPWASEVGRMAGVSVPVTPDRHEALVTEAVERCLDPMLVDYRSDGCYFLQHYGTGHIIGCYTPVPLVPGYRLDSSDEFITEMPRRMIRLLPKLSSVKVLRQWAGSYEMSPDGNPICGRTSIEGYFVAAGMSGHGFMFGPAIGKLMAEMITTGKSTIDLSEFRLDRSFTKSEAMR
- a CDS encoding CoA-transferase, whose product is MFLEVSYMEILESGTGELFHPPDPDGFREWVHKHKNTRLVSKIMLEQEAIARFVQDGDYIGTELYGTVRAPMSLIRELIRQGKKHLKVAGQGVHELDLLLAADLVDCLDITYIGWELYGISSILRRAVESGRVKTAEWSNAAISWRFKAAAMGVSFIPVRSMLGTDTFKYSAAKIAKDPWTGKPVCLLPALYLDVGLIHVHQADEYGNCRIEGISGFAVELARASKKLIISAEEIISNEEIRRYPERTIIPYYLVDAVVPAKYGSHPGEMCYRY